One genomic segment of Clostridium saccharoperbutylacetonicum N1-4(HMT) includes these proteins:
- the glmS gene encoding glutamine--fructose-6-phosphate transaminase (isomerizing), with protein sequence MCGIVGYLGSGKATSFLINGLSKLEYRGYDSAGVAVLNKGNIEVRKFKGRLANLADNIKENPVEGNMGIGHTRWATHGAPSDANSHPHLNSKETIAVVQNGIIENYLTLRTWLKGEGYTFKSETDTEVIPNLIDYYYEGNLFEAVQKALKKLEGSYALGVVCKDEPDKLIAVRKECPLIVGLGKDESFIASDIPAVLSYTRDVYLLEDHEIAVLTKDGVKLFAQDGSEIQKEIYHVTWSEDAAEKGGFEDFMLKEIHEQPRAIRDTLAGRVSMENEILLNELKITKEDLQNTDRVFIVACGTAYHAGLVGKNLIESLAKIPVEVDIASEFRYRNPLVTERSLVIVISQSGETADTLAALRNCKNIGATVIALTNVVGSSVSREADHVLYTLAGPEISVASTKAYTTQIIGMYMMAMTFAKILGKLKSDRLDKLKEELLNLPEKVELVLEDKEKIKAIAKRVYEEKDMFYLGRGLDYALALEGSLKLKEISYIHSEAYAGGELKHGTIALIEQGTKVVALLTQEALKEKMVSNIVEIKARGAEVIGVCYEGTKGLEEVLNDVVYIPRTIDIFAPVLGVAVLQLFSYYIAKFKGCDVDKPRNLAKSVTVE encoded by the coding sequence ATGTGCGGAATAGTAGGATATTTAGGAAGCGGGAAAGCAACATCTTTTTTAATCAATGGATTGTCAAAGTTAGAGTATAGAGGATATGACTCAGCTGGAGTTGCTGTTCTTAATAAAGGAAATATTGAAGTTAGAAAATTTAAAGGACGTTTAGCTAATTTAGCAGATAATATAAAAGAAAATCCTGTTGAAGGTAACATGGGAATAGGTCATACAAGATGGGCTACTCATGGAGCACCATCAGATGCAAATTCTCATCCACATTTAAATAGTAAAGAAACAATTGCTGTTGTTCAAAATGGTATAATAGAAAATTATTTAACTCTTAGAACATGGCTTAAAGGGGAAGGATATACTTTTAAATCAGAAACAGATACAGAAGTAATTCCAAACTTAATTGATTACTATTATGAGGGTAATTTATTTGAAGCAGTTCAAAAGGCACTTAAGAAACTTGAAGGAAGTTATGCTTTAGGAGTTGTTTGCAAAGATGAACCAGACAAACTTATTGCAGTTAGAAAAGAGTGTCCATTAATAGTTGGACTTGGAAAAGATGAAAGTTTTATAGCATCAGATATTCCAGCAGTATTAAGCTATACTAGAGATGTTTATCTTTTAGAAGATCATGAAATAGCAGTGCTTACAAAAGATGGTGTTAAGCTTTTTGCTCAAGATGGAAGTGAAATTCAAAAAGAAATATACCATGTAACTTGGAGCGAAGATGCTGCAGAAAAAGGCGGCTTTGAAGATTTCATGTTAAAGGAAATTCATGAACAGCCAAGAGCAATAAGAGACACTTTAGCTGGAAGAGTTTCTATGGAAAATGAAATATTATTAAATGAATTAAAGATCACTAAAGAAGATCTTCAAAATACAGATAGAGTATTTATAGTAGCTTGTGGTACAGCATACCATGCTGGACTTGTAGGAAAGAATCTAATAGAATCACTTGCAAAAATACCTGTAGAAGTAGATATTGCATCAGAATTTAGATATAGAAATCCACTAGTTACTGAAAGATCTTTAGTTATTGTAATAAGTCAATCAGGAGAAACAGCTGATACTTTAGCAGCACTTAGAAATTGTAAAAATATTGGAGCTACAGTAATTGCACTTACTAATGTTGTTGGAAGCTCAGTATCAAGAGAAGCTGATCATGTATTATACACCCTAGCAGGACCAGAAATATCTGTTGCTTCAACAAAAGCTTATACAACTCAAATTATTGGTATGTATATGATGGCAATGACCTTTGCTAAGATTTTAGGTAAGTTAAAGAGTGATAGATTAGATAAATTAAAAGAAGAATTATTAAATTTACCAGAAAAAGTAGAATTAGTTTTAGAAGATAAAGAAAAAATCAAAGCTATAGCTAAGAGAGTGTATGAAGAAAAAGATATGTTCTATTTAGGTAGAGGTCTTGATTATGCATTAGCCTTAGAAGGATCACTTAAGCTTAAGGAAATATCATATATTCATTCAGAAGCATATGCTGGTGGAGAATTAAAACATGGTACTATAGCATTAATTGAACAAGGAACAAAGGTTGTAGCTTTATTAACTCAAGAAGCTTTAAAAGAAAAAATGGTAAGTAATATTGTAGAAATTAAAGCAAGAGGAGCAGAAGTAATTGGTGTTTGCTACGAAGGAACTAAGGGCTTAGAAGAAGTTCTAAATGATGTGGTTTATATTCCAAGAACAATAGATATTTTTGCACCAGTGCTTGGAGTTGCAGTACTTCAATTATTCTCATATTATATTGCTAAGTTTAAAGGCTGTGATGTTGATAAGCCTCGTAATTTAGCTAAGTCAGTTACAGTTGAATAG
- a CDS encoding patatin-like phospholipase family protein, which yields MLKCDAVFQGGGVKGIGLVGAVKAIEKKYNFVNLVGNSAGAIVASLLAVGYSGEEIEHELKNLNYLKFKDETLIDKMGIPGKILSTVLEYGIYEGNYFRNWIEELFKAKGKTTFGDIRMNDSTDEKYSYKFSAIASDLTEKKMIVIPQDLKYFGFDPDKFSISLAVRMSMSIPLYFEPVKLQDTTGKTHYIVDGGVLSNYPIWLLDDGSNNPKWPTIGFKFFENTREVQQSNKDHSISSILEYCEDLVDTMLNAHDKHYISTIKGDFDRTIMIPTEINIDGKNKKINTTYFDITQEESNALLLNGYNAAEKFLETWDFDLWKEKFRS from the coding sequence ATGCTAAAATGCGATGCAGTATTTCAAGGTGGAGGGGTTAAAGGAATAGGTCTTGTTGGCGCTGTAAAAGCTATTGAAAAAAAATATAATTTTGTTAATTTAGTTGGTAATTCAGCAGGTGCAATTGTAGCTTCATTACTTGCTGTAGGATATTCTGGTGAGGAAATTGAGCATGAACTTAAAAATTTAAACTATCTTAAATTTAAAGATGAAACACTTATTGATAAAATGGGCATACCAGGTAAGATTTTGAGTACAGTATTAGAATATGGAATATATGAAGGTAATTATTTTAGAAACTGGATTGAAGAATTATTTAAAGCAAAAGGTAAAACTACTTTTGGAGATATAAGAATGAATGATTCAACAGATGAGAAATACTCTTATAAATTCAGTGCAATTGCATCTGATTTAACAGAAAAAAAGATGATTGTAATACCTCAAGATTTAAAATATTTTGGTTTCGATCCCGATAAATTTAGTATTTCTTTAGCTGTAAGAATGAGCATGAGTATACCTCTATATTTTGAACCAGTTAAATTGCAAGATACCACTGGCAAAACTCATTATATTGTTGATGGTGGTGTTTTAAGTAATTATCCAATATGGCTTTTGGACGATGGTAGCAACAATCCGAAATGGCCTACAATCGGATTTAAGTTTTTTGAAAATACAAGAGAAGTACAACAAAGCAACAAAGACCATTCAATTTCATCTATTCTAGAGTATTGTGAAGATTTAGTAGATACTATGTTAAATGCGCATGATAAGCACTATATTTCTACAATTAAGGGAGATTTTGATAGAACTATTATGATTCCTACTGAAATTAACATAGACGGAAAAAATAAAAAAATAAATACAACTTATTTTGATATTACCCAAGAGGAAAGTAATGCTCTTTTATTAAATGGATATAATGCAGCAGAAAAATTTTTAGAAACTTGGGATTTCGATTTATGGAAAGAAAAATTTAGAAGTTAA
- a CDS encoding SDR family NAD(P)-dependent oxidoreductase — protein MKIAIVTGGSNGIGKATALELGKRGISVILTYNSYKDRAEDIVKEIKKNKGIQAVALKLDLTQRSTFEGFVQEVKRNLKEIWNRTTFDYLVNNGGVGGPMMFLEMSEEYFDKILNTNFKGPVFLTQHLMQFMEDAGAIVNTSSSSKNQSFPGYSVYGSLKAALSSWTRYIAKELAPRKIRVNAVSPGPTHSNFGDGVFDKHPEFIKPLAEQSIFGRIGHPEDLAKVIVNLLSDDFGWVTAQDIEVSGGHLL, from the coding sequence ATGAAAATTGCAATCGTAACAGGTGGAAGTAATGGCATTGGAAAAGCAACTGCGCTTGAGCTTGGCAAACGCGGAATTAGTGTCATCCTCACATACAATTCCTATAAAGATAGAGCAGAAGACATTGTTAAGGAAATTAAAAAGAATAAGGGAATTCAGGCTGTAGCACTGAAGCTGGATCTGACTCAAAGATCAACATTCGAAGGTTTTGTTCAGGAAGTGAAGAGGAATCTCAAAGAAATTTGGAATAGAACGACTTTTGATTATTTAGTAAATAATGGTGGTGTAGGTGGCCCAATGATGTTCTTGGAGATGAGCGAAGAATATTTTGACAAAATTCTTAATACGAACTTCAAAGGCCCCGTTTTCTTAACGCAACACCTTATGCAATTCATGGAAGATGCTGGAGCCATTGTAAATACCTCGAGCTCATCCAAGAACCAATCATTTCCTGGTTATTCAGTCTACGGCTCTTTAAAAGCAGCGTTGTCATCTTGGACTCGCTATATCGCGAAAGAACTTGCGCCGCGCAAAATTCGTGTCAATGCGGTTTCTCCTGGTCCTACTCACAGCAATTTTGGCGATGGAGTCTTTGATAAACATCCTGAATTCATTAAGCCGCTAGCTGAGCAATCTATATTCGGCCGAATAGGCCACCCCGAAGATCTTGCCAAGGTCATTGTAAACTTACTATCCGATGATTTCGGATGGGTCACAGCCCAAGATATCGAAGTGTCTGGAGGACACTTGCTTTAA
- a CDS encoding AraC family transcriptional regulator translates to MNKVLDEIIDLMKRAGTRPIETEVPGLSMIKGDIPVHQLAALYKPMVGFTIQGTKILLIGEHSATMKGPSYYVLPIHVPATASVHPDCDGRPYMSLGLELNQNVLQSLLRDIPEDLIPTASEHFAACEIDIELMEAWLRLLRLTKTPRDIPALAPAYEREILYRVLMGPQGWYLRQLGLRESNFSKISQVVKWLRDNYMKPIDIGEIALKYGMAINTFHRQFKRATGLSPIQFQKQLRLLEARNLMAFEGYAVASAAYEVGYQSPSQFNREYSRFFGAPPARDTEKLRRIEGARD, encoded by the coding sequence ATGAATAAAGTTTTAGATGAAATTATAGATTTAATGAAAAGAGCAGGCACTCGACCAATAGAAACCGAAGTACCTGGGTTAAGCATGATTAAGGGAGATATTCCAGTACATCAGCTCGCAGCACTCTACAAGCCGATGGTTGGTTTTACGATTCAAGGAACAAAGATTCTTTTAATTGGTGAACATAGTGCTACAATGAAAGGACCTTCATATTACGTGTTGCCGATACATGTTCCTGCAACGGCGAGTGTACATCCAGACTGTGATGGGCGTCCGTACATGTCCCTAGGCCTTGAGTTAAACCAGAATGTTCTTCAGAGTTTGTTAAGGGATATTCCTGAAGATCTAATACCAACTGCTTCTGAGCATTTTGCAGCTTGTGAAATAGACATCGAACTCATGGAGGCATGGCTACGGTTATTGAGGTTAACAAAAACTCCAAGAGATATTCCAGCGCTTGCACCGGCTTATGAACGCGAAATACTTTATCGAGTTCTTATGGGACCGCAAGGGTGGTATCTGAGGCAACTTGGCTTGAGAGAAAGTAATTTTTCTAAGATTTCTCAGGTTGTAAAATGGCTTCGCGATAACTATATGAAGCCAATTGACATCGGTGAGATCGCATTAAAATACGGTATGGCTATAAATACCTTTCACCGTCAATTCAAACGGGCAACGGGTTTAAGCCCTATTCAATTTCAAAAGCAATTAAGGCTTTTGGAGGCTAGAAACCTCATGGCATTTGAGGGATATGCAGTAGCTAGTGCTGCATATGAAGTTGGCTATCAGAGCCCCTCACAGTTTAATCGAGAGTATTCCCGCTTTTTCGGTGCACCTCCAGCTAGGGACACTGAGAAGTTAAGACGAATTGAAGGTGCAAGGGATTAG
- a CDS encoding acyl carrier protein — protein MKKILNEIIDYLSKVLTAEKIQEDTQLIEENMLDSLGIVSLLTFIETTFGIDLADDDFDINNFSSPLKIAELIHEHSVEMEK, from the coding sequence ATGAAAAAAATTTTAAATGAAATTATTGATTACCTATCAAAAGTACTAACTGCGGAGAAAATTCAAGAAGATACTCAGCTAATAGAAGAAAATATGTTAGATTCATTGGGAATTGTAAGTTTATTAACATTTATTGAAACTACATTTGGTATTGATTTGGCAGATGATGATTTTGATATTAATAACTTTAGTTCACCTTTGAAAATTGCGGAACTGATTCATGAACATAGTGTAGAGATGGAGAAATAG
- a CDS encoding coproporphyrinogen-III oxidase family protein: MSEMFRLKDTEHYDYPQLSIFHDVLKQTDFDEFLKDNSYNKSSNTALYIHIPFCRTFCIFCNYYKEKPEKKLVEQLISAIIIELKYYADRMPSELKEISAVHFGGGTPTSIGISGLQQIMETIKDTFDVKEKCLFSIEGHVRDLHDSKFVRNLKKIGFNRVSFGIQTFSTDIRKKYGLLPISEVDATINNLKEYGFEDYNVDLMYNFPEQNCDEVVADINKAFDFGVNCIDLYSLNVFPNTKMENFLTRHEMYKKYIDIEKRSSYLGIYEYLEENKDCKMVMSNTISRKMDKPNLYLNTHLGANKLDGGRIIGIGPSSRGYVDGFAYKNHLDVNGYISAIKKNKHGRYLEHKLSYFERQNRLFVMFPNFTYIKKKDAVFNEYTKKTMDVLLENRYVYEDGEKYYIKPKDCYWAGNISAMFYSEEQREKMIKTLLLNRKNKLNMYNQDKMQIIGRDR, encoded by the coding sequence ATGAGTGAGATGTTCAGACTAAAAGATACAGAACATTATGATTATCCACAATTAAGCATTTTTCATGATGTTTTGAAGCAAACAGATTTCGATGAGTTTTTAAAGGATAATTCATATAATAAGAGCAGTAACACAGCGTTATATATACATATACCTTTCTGTAGAACTTTTTGTATCTTTTGCAATTATTATAAAGAAAAACCAGAAAAGAAACTGGTTGAACAATTGATTTCTGCAATTATTATAGAATTAAAATACTATGCAGATAGAATGCCATCAGAATTAAAAGAAATATCAGCGGTACACTTTGGAGGAGGAACACCGACATCAATTGGTATTTCAGGGCTACAACAAATAATGGAAACCATAAAGGATACTTTTGATGTAAAAGAAAAATGTCTTTTTTCAATAGAAGGGCATGTAAGAGATTTGCATGATTCTAAATTCGTTAGGAATTTGAAAAAGATTGGTTTTAATCGTGTAAGTTTTGGTATACAGACCTTTTCAACGGATATAAGAAAAAAGTATGGATTGCTTCCAATATCAGAGGTAGATGCAACTATTAATAATTTAAAAGAGTATGGATTTGAAGATTATAATGTTGATCTTATGTATAATTTTCCAGAGCAGAATTGTGATGAAGTAGTTGCTGACATTAATAAAGCATTTGACTTTGGTGTGAATTGTATTGATTTATATTCATTGAATGTATTTCCTAATACTAAAATGGAGAATTTTTTAACCAGACATGAAATGTATAAGAAATATATTGATATAGAGAAACGTTCCTCATATTTAGGAATATATGAATATTTAGAGGAAAATAAGGACTGTAAAATGGTAATGTCAAATACAATATCACGAAAGATGGACAAGCCAAACTTGTATCTGAATACCCATCTTGGAGCAAACAAGTTAGATGGGGGGCGTATTATTGGAATAGGACCATCTTCAAGAGGGTATGTGGATGGATTTGCATATAAAAATCATCTTGATGTAAATGGTTACATTAGTGCGATCAAAAAAAATAAGCATGGAAGATATCTTGAACATAAATTATCATATTTTGAGCGTCAAAACCGATTATTTGTTATGTTTCCTAACTTTACTTACATAAAAAAGAAAGATGCTGTTTTTAATGAGTATACAAAAAAAACCATGGATGTATTACTTGAAAACAGATATGTATATGAAGATGGAGAAAAGTACTATATAAAACCTAAAGATTGTTACTGGGCAGGAAATATTTCGGCAATGTTTTATTCTGAGGAGCAGAGAGAAAAAATGATTAAAACACTACTTCTTAACAGAAAAAATAAATTAAATATGTATAATCAAGATAAGATGCAAATTATTGGAAGGGATAGGTAG
- a CDS encoding aminoacyl--tRNA ligase-related protein produces the protein MKKTDVIFEEPLSLKLVEEFEKKIYYLSEDIISYERIYKDEKIIGERLSLEDDKHADKIRDRALHVIENEILGLKDIKVNRFWNNEGNNKFNNENIIEELIKNELIYIPSDGQVSFKEPLVSLFDFFDTVFKNISTKIFKCENYRFPTLLRLDVLKKVGYFESFPNLLMFTTRLRNAVDNYEAFKNSFTQETEEEEIADGLMEYCCNTSFGLPPTMCYYVYDMLSGKEIKQKAITTCGKSFRYENKYYKPFERLWDFTIRETVFIGDYNYVRNNVNEYKKMAVKLMELLNMSGFCETANDPFFLIGNAAKRINAQKMFGSKYELRLKLSEDNTTAVGSFNLHSNFLAKRFRFYSNLEKEEYCYTGCIGIGLERMMFAFLSQYGFKQENWPSMVREGIDNPLLVNKYIDKLVE, from the coding sequence ATGAAAAAAACTGATGTTATTTTTGAAGAGCCTCTTAGTCTTAAATTAGTTGAGGAATTTGAAAAAAAAATATACTATTTGTCAGAAGATATTATATCATATGAAAGAATTTATAAAGATGAAAAAATAATTGGGGAAAGATTGAGCCTTGAGGATGATAAGCACGCAGATAAGATAAGGGACAGGGCATTGCATGTCATTGAAAATGAAATACTTGGTCTAAAAGATATAAAAGTTAATAGATTTTGGAACAATGAAGGAAATAATAAATTTAACAATGAAAATATTATAGAGGAATTAATAAAAAATGAATTGATTTATATACCATCTGATGGTCAAGTATCTTTTAAAGAGCCATTAGTGAGTTTATTTGATTTTTTTGATACTGTCTTTAAGAATATATCAACTAAAATATTTAAATGTGAAAATTACCGTTTCCCTACATTATTAAGATTAGATGTATTAAAAAAGGTTGGATATTTTGAATCATTTCCTAATTTACTTATGTTTACTACAAGACTTCGGAATGCAGTGGATAACTATGAGGCATTTAAAAATTCATTTACCCAAGAGACTGAGGAAGAAGAAATTGCAGATGGGTTAATGGAGTATTGCTGTAATACGTCATTCGGTCTACCACCTACTATGTGTTATTATGTGTATGACATGCTTTCAGGAAAGGAAATAAAGCAAAAAGCTATAACTACATGTGGTAAGTCATTCCGATATGAAAATAAATATTATAAACCATTCGAACGTTTATGGGATTTTACTATTCGAGAGACGGTATTTATCGGAGATTACAACTATGTAAGAAATAATGTAAATGAATACAAGAAAATGGCTGTTAAGCTTATGGAGTTATTAAATATGTCAGGTTTCTGTGAAACTGCTAATGACCCATTCTTCCTGATAGGCAATGCAGCGAAACGTATTAATGCACAAAAAATGTTTGGCTCTAAGTATGAATTACGCCTTAAGCTTAGTGAGGATAATACCACAGCAGTTGGGTCATTTAATTTGCATAGTAACTTTCTGGCAAAAAGATTTAGATTCTATTCAAACTTAGAAAAGGAGGAATATTGCTATACAGGTTGTATTGGGATTGGTTTGGAGAGAATGATGTTTGCATTCTTATCGCAGTATGGATTTAAACAGGAAAACTGGCCAAGTATGGTAAGGGAAGGAATTGATAATCCATTATTGGTGAATAAATATATAGATAAGCTTGTAGAATAA
- a CDS encoding acyl-CoA dehydrogenase family protein yields MDFEFSNEQIKYKKYLIDFVKKDINGNMHTFEEKWRLCAQYGLFGISFEEKYGGFGEDYITAALLMEALGYACDDNGFVFIVTNHLWACMNTINQCGSDELKQKYMRKLIDGSLIGCLAITEDESGSDITQIKTTATKVKNGYILNGSKKFISNAPIADIFLISVMTGEPGSINGLSCFICEKDTIGLEIGKEIKKMGLTSCPMGEIHFSDCFIPEENMVGRLGNGLSIINTGLEWERSFEFASHVGVMQKLMELCVTYIEKRKLNNYQAVTHKIAKMRVNIEMAQLLLYKIAWKKNLHKNTYLEASMFKYFISETYVETCLETLQIFGAYGYSIESNIEKEVRDALASKIYSGASEIQLNIIYKLVNNFIQTSYK; encoded by the coding sequence ATGGATTTTGAATTTTCAAATGAACAAATTAAATACAAGAAATATCTAATTGACTTTGTAAAAAAAGATATTAATGGAAATATGCATACTTTTGAGGAAAAGTGGAGGTTATGTGCTCAGTACGGATTATTTGGAATTTCATTTGAAGAAAAATATGGTGGATTCGGAGAAGATTACATAACAGCTGCATTGTTGATGGAAGCATTGGGATATGCTTGTGATGATAATGGCTTTGTGTTTATAGTGACCAATCATTTGTGGGCATGTATGAATACAATTAACCAATGTGGATCAGATGAATTGAAACAGAAGTATATGAGGAAACTTATAGATGGAAGTTTAATAGGTTGTTTAGCGATTACAGAAGATGAATCTGGTTCTGATATTACCCAGATAAAGACAACTGCTACTAAAGTTAAAAATGGTTATATTTTAAATGGAAGTAAGAAATTCATATCCAATGCACCTATTGCAGACATCTTTTTAATATCTGTAATGACTGGAGAACCGGGCTCTATTAATGGGTTAAGTTGTTTTATTTGTGAAAAGGATACAATAGGGTTGGAAATTGGAAAAGAAATCAAAAAGATGGGACTTACATCATGTCCTATGGGAGAGATTCATTTTTCGGATTGTTTTATTCCTGAAGAAAATATGGTAGGGCGTTTAGGAAATGGATTAAGTATAATTAATACTGGATTAGAGTGGGAACGAAGTTTTGAATTTGCAAGTCATGTAGGAGTCATGCAGAAATTAATGGAATTATGTGTGACGTATATAGAGAAAAGGAAATTAAATAATTATCAGGCAGTTACACATAAGATAGCTAAAATGCGTGTCAACATAGAGATGGCCCAGCTTTTGCTGTATAAAATTGCATGGAAGAAGAACTTGCATAAGAATACATATCTTGAGGCCTCTATGTTTAAGTATTTTATCAGTGAGACTTATGTAGAAACATGCTTGGAAACCTTACAGATATTCGGGGCGTATGGTTATAGCATTGAATCCAATATAGAAAAAGAAGTTAGGGATGCACTAGCTTCTAAGATTTATTCCGGCGCATCAGAGATTCAGTTAAACATAATTTATAAGCTTGTGAATAACTTTATTCAGACAAGTTATAAATAA
- a CDS encoding electron transfer flavoprotein subunit beta/FixA family protein, whose product MNIVVCLKQVAQGICSDGNCGISPYDLFMLEQAINYKKTHHNVCIICITMGPSASEEILRMAISLGCDEAIRITDKCYSGSDTIATAYILSEAIKKICDVDLILCGKKSLDGETGFVGPSIAKFLEIPYLINVTGIEDGEGKEIVVTTLEKMYGMDYQVKLPCVLCMEGIDTHLSPQSLFSIRKANKYSVEVWDNSILNIDLNKCGTNGSKTKVLNVFSHYNDKKLIERISDAEDAVDMMILEFEVFSE is encoded by the coding sequence ATGAATATTGTTGTATGTTTAAAACAGGTGGCACAAGGAATATGTTCAGATGGTAATTGTGGGATTAGCCCATATGATTTATTTATGCTTGAACAGGCTATAAATTATAAAAAAACACATCATAATGTATGTATTATATGCATTACAATGGGTCCCTCAGCTTCTGAGGAAATATTAAGGATGGCAATTTCTCTTGGATGTGATGAGGCAATTCGTATTACAGATAAGTGCTATTCGGGTTCAGATACAATTGCTACAGCTTATATATTGTCTGAAGCAATCAAAAAGATATGTGATGTTGATTTAATTTTATGTGGAAAGAAATCTTTAGATGGAGAAACAGGTTTTGTAGGACCGTCTATTGCTAAATTTTTAGAGATTCCATATTTAATAAATGTTACAGGGATTGAAGATGGAGAGGGAAAAGAAATTGTTGTAACTACACTGGAAAAAATGTATGGGATGGATTATCAGGTAAAGTTGCCATGTGTACTTTGCATGGAGGGAATTGATACACATTTAAGCCCTCAGTCTTTATTTTCCATAAGAAAGGCAAATAAGTATAGTGTTGAAGTGTGGGATAACAGCATACTTAATATTGATTTAAATAAATGTGGAACAAATGGTTCAAAGACAAAGGTTTTAAATGTATTTTCACACTATAATGACAAGAAATTAATTGAACGTATAAGTGATGCTGAAGATGCAGTTGATATGATGATCTTAGAATTTGAAGTTTTTAGTGAATAG
- a CDS encoding electron transfer flavoprotein subunit alpha/FixB family protein: MKNIIVICEEDNKVITQLSLQMISKAHELINGIDGEVTIVVPNREALIELPITANIYNVIECSDLRRISRNQTSELLVEMITMYMPNLVLFPDCDWWRSVAASMASVLNAGIVADCIEIEYNSNIEQFVFHRTAYVGSKEAIVVGKDTKTILGVVKKNAFNEKKLGKMPLKIDTFYYDKEKKSDIILIRKRERILNHDISLQLEGKKIIFGVGRGVDSESLAILKKIAKHLGAGLGYSRPMIEREVGTSDLQIGQSGCFIQPDLYIAFGISGSIHHACGILNSKKIIAVNKDCNASIFEYSDIGIICDSGEIIRKIGEKIFS, encoded by the coding sequence ATGAAAAATATAATAGTGATTTGTGAAGAAGATAATAAAGTAATAACACAATTAAGTCTTCAGATGATAAGCAAGGCACACGAATTGATAAATGGAATAGATGGTGAAGTGACTATAGTTGTGCCTAATAGGGAAGCGTTAATAGAGTTACCAATTACAGCTAATATTTATAATGTTATTGAATGTTCTGATTTGAGGAGGATAAGCCGGAATCAGACAAGTGAGTTGCTTGTGGAGATGATAACTATGTATATGCCTAATTTAGTATTATTTCCAGATTGTGACTGGTGGCGGTCCGTTGCTGCTAGTATGGCATCAGTATTAAATGCTGGTATTGTTGCTGACTGCATAGAAATCGAGTATAACTCTAATATAGAACAGTTTGTATTTCATAGAACTGCTTATGTTGGTTCCAAGGAAGCAATTGTGGTTGGAAAAGATACAAAGACAATATTAGGTGTTGTGAAGAAAAATGCATTTAATGAAAAAAAACTTGGAAAAATGCCATTAAAAATTGACACATTTTATTATGATAAAGAGAAAAAATCAGATATTATCCTTATTCGGAAAAGGGAAAGAATATTAAATCATGATATTTCTTTACAACTAGAAGGAAAAAAAATTATTTTTGGTGTTGGACGAGGTGTAGACAGTGAAAGTCTTGCTATACTAAAAAAAATAGCAAAGCATCTTGGTGCAGGATTGGGTTATAGCAGACCTATGATTGAACGTGAAGTTGGTACTTCAGATTTGCAGATTGGGCAATCAGGCTGCTTTATACAACCGGATCTTTATATTGCATTTGGAATATCTGGAAGTATACATCATGCATGCGGTATTTTGAATAGCAAGAAAATTATTGCAGTAAATAAAGATTGTAATGCATCAATTTTTGAGTATTCAGATATAGGAATTATTTGTGATTCAGGTGAAATAATTAGGAAAATAGGAGAAAAGATATTTAGTTAG